The Ruegeria sp. YS9 genome contains a region encoding:
- a CDS encoding CrcB family protein gives MFLAVFAGGALGSLLREVFALEIPGLGFLTSTFGINVAACFVLGWLYSIRHKVHAHVLHLGAVGFCGGLSTFSSFVADLERIAESDPWAVPLAVGLEIAFGIGAALVGEKLGNRFHSERSPS, from the coding sequence ATGTTTCTCGCTGTCTTTGCCGGCGGGGCGCTGGGATCGTTGCTGCGCGAAGTATTCGCGCTGGAAATCCCCGGCCTCGGTTTCCTGACGTCGACCTTCGGCATCAACGTGGCGGCCTGTTTCGTCCTGGGGTGGCTGTATTCAATACGTCACAAGGTGCACGCGCATGTGCTGCATCTGGGTGCGGTCGGGTTTTGTGGTGGGTTGTCCACCTTTTCGTCTTTTGTGGCTGATCTGGAACGTATTGCCGAAAGTGATCCGTGGGCCGTGCCGCTTGCCGTCGGGTTGGAAATCGCTTTCGGCATTGGCGCCGCGCTGGTCGGAGAGAAGCTGGGCAACCGTTTTCATTCCGAAAGGTCACCGTCATGA
- a CDS encoding FMN-binding glutamate synthase family protein, with protein MIVRRIYYFLSYVCLPLVLLLGFFWPPLHWLLVILVPYAVIGLYDILTTKHNVLNNYPVLGHFRYMLEFVSPEIRQYFVETNESGRPYNRIVRGLVYSRAKGQMDTQAFGTQYDINEVGYHRANHSLAPKHVDKSEDRVMLGGPQCTKPYSASRLNVSAMSFGALSANAIRALNGGAKDGGFAHNTGEGGLSPHHLVEGGDIIWQIGTGYFGCRTPEGGFDKDKFVERATKDVVKAIEIKLSQGAKPAHGGVLPAAKVDAEIAEIRGVPEHQDVISPPTHSAFEGPSGLMRFVQHLREMSGGKPVGFKLCIGNPSEFMSICKAMLETGILPDFITIDGSEGGTGAAPVEFTNRLGMPLNEALIFANNCLRGVGLRDKIRIICAGKVATGYDMVEKFALGADMCNAARAMMFAVGCIQALHCNTNRCPSGVATQDPVRGRAVNIPQKRRRVHRYHDATLESFRELLGAMGKEKVSELHPRDILRRTADEHERTYGELYTYLEDGALLADVVPEEFAADWERASASRF; from the coding sequence ATGATTGTACGCAGGATCTACTATTTTCTGAGCTATGTCTGCCTGCCGCTAGTGTTGCTGTTGGGGTTCTTCTGGCCACCCCTACATTGGCTTTTGGTCATCTTGGTGCCCTACGCGGTCATCGGCCTTTACGACATTCTGACAACCAAGCACAATGTGCTGAACAACTATCCGGTTCTGGGTCATTTCCGGTACATGCTTGAATTCGTCAGCCCGGAAATTCGACAGTATTTCGTTGAAACCAACGAAAGCGGCCGACCTTACAACCGGATCGTACGCGGGCTGGTCTATTCCCGCGCCAAGGGCCAGATGGATACGCAGGCCTTCGGAACGCAATACGACATAAACGAGGTTGGATATCACCGCGCAAATCATTCGCTTGCGCCCAAACATGTGGACAAAAGCGAAGATCGCGTCATGTTGGGCGGGCCACAATGCACGAAGCCGTACAGCGCCTCGCGTCTCAATGTTTCTGCCATGAGCTTCGGCGCGCTGAGCGCCAACGCCATCCGCGCGTTGAACGGCGGGGCAAAGGACGGAGGCTTTGCCCATAATACCGGTGAAGGCGGGTTGTCTCCTCACCATCTGGTCGAAGGCGGCGACATCATCTGGCAGATTGGGACGGGCTATTTTGGATGTCGAACGCCGGAAGGCGGGTTTGACAAGGACAAGTTTGTCGAAAGGGCCACAAAGGATGTGGTCAAGGCAATCGAAATCAAATTGTCCCAAGGTGCCAAACCTGCGCATGGGGGCGTTCTTCCCGCTGCCAAGGTCGATGCCGAAATTGCCGAAATCCGCGGGGTGCCCGAGCATCAGGATGTGATTTCCCCCCCAACTCACAGTGCTTTTGAAGGGCCCTCGGGGTTGATGCGCTTCGTTCAACATCTGCGCGAAATGTCCGGCGGCAAACCTGTCGGCTTCAAATTGTGTATTGGCAACCCGTCCGAGTTCATGTCGATCTGCAAGGCCATGCTCGAGACAGGGATTTTGCCGGACTTCATCACCATCGATGGATCAGAAGGGGGTACAGGCGCGGCCCCGGTCGAGTTCACCAACCGTCTGGGCATGCCCCTGAACGAGGCGCTGATTTTTGCAAACAATTGCCTGCGTGGCGTTGGGCTGCGCGACAAGATCCGGATCATTTGTGCGGGCAAAGTGGCGACCGGATACGACATGGTCGAGAAATTCGCGCTTGGTGCGGATATGTGCAATGCGGCACGGGCGATGATGTTTGCGGTGGGCTGCATTCAGGCCTTGCATTGCAACACCAACCGTTGCCCGTCGGGGGTCGCCACCCAGGATCCGGTTCGCGGGCGGGCGGTGAACATCCCGCAAAAGCGCCGGCGCGTTCACCGGTATCACGACGCAACACTGGAGAGTTTCCGCGAACTCTTGGGTGCGATGGGAAAGGAAAAAGTGTCCGAGCTGCATCCGCGCGACATTTTGCGGCGCACGGCGGACGAGCATGAGCGCACCTATGGCGAGCTTTACACCTATCTGGAGGATGGTGCGTTGCTGGCAGATGTGGTTCCCGAGGAATTCGCGGCGGATTGGGAACGCGCTTCGGCATCTCGTTTCTGA
- a CDS encoding ABC-type transport auxiliary lipoprotein family protein, which yields MIKPAIAILTFALVGGCAGLGTLKQAAKPNDLYLLTPKSTFSSALPRIQKQIVVEEPTATAAVNTDQIAIQPTPFQVQYLPRARWVDRAPLIVQTLLIESFENSGKVAAVGRSTVGLRADYVIAPDLREFQGIVIADPENGDKIRIEVRMNIKVIDEYDDKIIASNSFQENVVAASDQTSDLIKAFDLALGRAMRDSVEWSIRRINTHVANNPRSNPS from the coding sequence ATGATCAAGCCTGCAATTGCAATTCTGACGTTTGCATTGGTCGGTGGATGTGCCGGGTTGGGCACTTTGAAACAAGCCGCGAAACCCAACGATCTGTATCTGTTGACACCCAAAAGCACGTTTTCGTCAGCGCTGCCGCGAATACAGAAACAGATCGTTGTTGAAGAACCAACGGCAACCGCCGCGGTGAACACGGATCAGATCGCCATTCAGCCCACCCCGTTTCAGGTTCAGTATTTGCCACGGGCGCGATGGGTGGATCGCGCACCCCTGATCGTTCAGACGCTGTTGATCGAAAGCTTTGAGAACTCTGGCAAAGTCGCTGCCGTCGGCCGGTCGACGGTTGGTCTGCGCGCTGATTACGTGATCGCACCGGACCTGCGCGAGTTTCAGGGCATCGTTATCGCGGATCCCGAGAACGGAGACAAAATCCGTATCGAAGTGCGGATGAACATCAAGGTCATCGATGAATACGACGACAAGATCATCGCTTCGAATTCGTTTCAGGAAAATGTCGTTGCCGCAAGCGACCAGACATCAGATCTGATCAAAGCGTTTGATTTGGCCTTGGGGCGCGCGATGCGGGATTCTGTTGAATGGAGCATTCGCAGGATCAACACACATGTGGCCAACAATCCCAGATCGAACCCCAGTTGA